Within the Halorhabdus rudnickae genome, the region GAGCGCGTCCTGGAAGTAGAACGCGAGGTCGAACGACTCCTGCGGGATGTCGACCGAACGCCCCTGAACGTCGACCGCCACGGTGTCGACGCCGCGATCGAGGAGATAAGCGAGACGGTCGTCCCGGTGGTGACAACCAGCGCCGTCTCTGGGGAGGGGTTGGACACCCTCGATGAACTGTTCGAACGCCTGCCCAAGACTGGCGGCGACGAAACCGCCCAGTTCCGGATGTACGTCGACCGGAGCTACAACGTCACCGGTGTCGGTGCAGTCGCCTCGGGAACGATTAACGCCGGCCGGGTCGAGGCCGGCGACGAACTCCTGCTCGGGCCGATGGACGATGGTCGCTTCCGGGAGGTCGAGGCCCGCTCGATCGAGATGCACTACCATCGCGTTGATGAAGCCCGGGCGGGTCGGATCGTCGGCATTGCGCTGAAGGGTGTCCCAGAGCAGGATGTCGAACGCGGGATGGTCCTGCTTCCCCGCGACGCCGACCCCGACCCCGTCCGGGAGTTCGAGGCCGAAGTGATGGTGCTCAACCACCCGACGCGGATCGGCGAGGGCTACGAACCCGTCGTCCACCTAGAAACAGTCAGCGAGGCCGCCGCGTTCTACCCCGAGGGTGGGCAACTCCTGCCTGGCGATACCGGACGGGCACGTGTTCGCTTCAAGTTCCGGCCCTACCTAATCGAGGAAGGCCAGCGCTTCGTCTTCCGTGAGGGGCGATCGAAGGGCGTCGGGACCGTGACAGACGTGACGGGCGTGGAATGATACCGCCGAGAGCGTGGGGGAAGCGAACGACAGCGGAACGATCCTGGCGAAAATATCTTTGCAATATATTTCATAGAGGACGATATGGTCCTCATCGAAGACGTAGTCGTCGGAGTCCTGCTCCTGGTAGTCGGCGCCATACTGGTTGTTCGTGGCCGTTCGGTCGCTGATATGAGCGAAACGATCGATGCCATCGGCAGTACGAACTCGTTCGACGGGACAGAGGCCGCGGCGTGGAGAGTTACGCAATTCAAGATGAGGGGTGTCGTCGTTTGTTCGTCGGTTTGATGCTCCTGATCAGCGGTCTGTTCAGCTGAGCCGAGACACAACTGGTTTTCCGGTTGCGTCGTCTACGCAGACGGCGATCCAGCGGGTCTTGGATAGTTAAATCAACGAGATTGTCAGCGAACAGTTCCGATCGAATAGAGAGTGGCGAACGAGGGACTCCTCTCGTGATCAGGCCCAGGGTTCGTCGGCGACGTCGTGCATCGACGTGACGCGGTACTCGGGGACTGGATCCGGATCGATATCGGTGTCGCCGTCGAGCCAGACTGACGTGACGCCAGCGTTGTGCGCGCCCGCTACGTCGCTCTCCAGTGAATTGCCGATGTGGACGGCCCGATCGCGATCCACGCCAAGCGCGTCGAGGGCCTCGTAGAACGGCTCCGGATCGGGTTTGTACGGCGCGTCGTGGCCGCCGTGGACGACCGTCTCTACCCGGCCTTCAAGCCCCAACCCAGCGAGCTTTTGGGACTGCATCCAGGGATCGCCGTTGGTGACGATCCCGACGCGATAGCGGTCGAGCATCCGCTCGAAAGCGGTCTCTGCACCCGGGAGAAAGCGGACGTTCGTCTGGTCGCGCTCGGCTGTGAACGCCTCGGCAATGGCCCGTCCCACGTCGCCATCCATCCCGTTTTCGTCGGCGATCGTGCTGAAACAGCGCCGACGAACGTCCCGAATGTCGTCGCCCGACTCGACGAACTCCCCGAAGCGGCGATAGTAGTCTTCGACCGCGAAGAACGGATCGGCCCCCACCTGCTCGAAGGCAATCTCGAGTACGTCACCGGCGGGCCGTCGGTACTCACAGAGAGTATCATCAAGATCGAACAACACGGCGTCGACAGTCATGTGTATTTGGAGGGGATCCCGATTGAAAACGACTCCGGGATACGGACAGCCCAGGTGTCTCTACTGACGGTCTGGAACTCATCCACGATCGTCGTGAGAAGCAAACCGCCACGGTTACCGCTTGCAAACGGTGATCTATCGTGTTTCCGAGGCCATCCGGACACAGTGTTCCGAACCCGAAACGCCACCAGACGCCACTCTACAGTCGTATAGACTACACTATTGAAAAGGATTTAGAATAGTAAGTTTTTAACAAGGTGAACGAAATTTTCACCGTGTCGATTGCGGGTTCTGTCCGGGGGAGAGGGAGTGGTCCCTCCGCAGCGACCCGCTGGCAAGGTAACCATGAGACGGATGACAGCACCGTGCGGCTGGGGGGTCGTAGAGCGTTTCGAACGAAATGATCGCAGGACAGCAGAGCCATCAGTCCAACAGGGGAGACGGCACCATCCTGGCTTCGGGAGGCCAGACGGCCCCGGCGAGCGGTCCGGGCCGGCGCGGTCCAGGTGGGCGCGGTCCAAGTGGGCGAACGGTACGGACACTGTCGCGGCCGCATCTGGCGGAGACCGGGCGTCGACAACGTATTTCCAGTGAGGGGTGGCATGTCTGTGCAATCACCCCGGGGGACAGCAGCGTCGCCCGACCCTCAGGCGAATCGGCAGACCAGCGTCTCCGTCGTCATTCCGACCTACAACGAACGGGAGAACGTCCAGCAGGTTGTCAGGCACTGTCTCGACGCTCTCGCGACGTACGACATCGAAGTGATCGTCGTCGACGACGACAGTCCCGACGGCACCTGGAAGTTCGCCAGGGAGTGTTTCACGACGGACGACCGGGTGAGAGTGATACGGCGACGCGAACAGTCGGGGCTGGCGACGGCAATTGCCCGGGGATTCCGGGCGGCATCCGCGGAATACTGTACGGTCATCGACGCCGACCTGCAGCATCCGCCAGCGAAGATAGCGGCGTTACTCGAGGCCTTAGAAGCGGGGGCGGACGTCGCCATCGGCAGTCGCTACACCGACAGCGGAGGGATCGAGAACTGGTCGTGGTATCGTCGGGCGGTCAGTGGCGGGGCTTCGGCCGTCGCGAGCGTCTGTGTGCCCGAAGCCAGGTCGCTCGCGGATCCGATGAGCGGATTCTTCGCGATCCGTCAGTCTGTCGTCGAGAGCGTCGAACTGGATCCCACAGGGTACAAAATGCTGCTCGAAGTGCTCGTCAAGGGCGACTACGACTCGGTCGTGGAAGTCCCGTACGTGTTCCGGGAACGCGAACGCGGTGATTCGAAGCTTTCTGCAGGGGAGTACGTCGCGTTCCTCGAACACGTCCTTGCGCTCGGGTTCACCTCGCGAGGGATGGGTGACACCGTTGACGCGGAACGGGCTGTTCAAATGGTGGAATTCGGCGCGATCGGCGCGATCGGTGCGCTGTTGAACATGGCAGTGTTCGCACTGGCCCACGACGTCACGGGCGTTCATTACGTCGCGGCCGGTATCGTGGCCTTTCTGGTGGCTTTGCACGGTAATTTCGTTGGGAACTGGTTGCTCACGTTCGACCGTCCTCCCGGTCGATTGCGGGCACAGTACCTCCGGTTTCACGCGGTCAGTATCGGCGGGTTTGTCGTCTATACCGCCGTACTGTCCGGGTCGGTGGAGCTGATAGGACTGCCAGCACTCGGAGCGAACGCAGTCGCGATCCTCGCCGGTTCGATCATCAACTACATCGGTTCCGAACAGTTCGCGTTCCGGCCGAAATCGGTTCGATCACGCGGTGAAGCGACCGGACAAGGGTAGGGACCCCCGATTGCAATAACCCTAGCTGCCAGCGATCGACCGTCTACGTTCGCAGTCGACGTGTTTCGGTCCCGTCTCGCAGCTTACAGCCCGAAACTCTCGACCAGCAACGCCTCGCTCGTCTCGCCGTAGGTCGTCGTCTCACCGCCGATCACGTCGACAGTAACCTGGGCGGGGCCAAAGACGTCCGCCGGGAGTTCCTCGAAGTCCCAATCTGTTTCCGCGAAGATGTCGGCGAAGGGCTGACCATACTCATCGCTGGCCGTCGAGGGGAGTTCGTCGAAGCGATCGAACGCCGACTCGACGATAAGATGAACCTCGCCGCCATAGGCCAGCGCATCGTTCGTCCGGGCCATCGCTGCTGTCTCGTCGCTCGCGACGGGCGCGACCGGGGCCGTTCCCGACACGGAATGGACGTCAGCCGGATCGTAACCCAACTCGAACAGCCGGTAGACGGCGAGTTCACTAGCCCGCGCCGCGGCCGAGACACTGCCCGTGATCGAGGCCGTCGCGTAGGTCGGCAAGAAGACTGCGCTCTCGTCGACGCCAGCCAGGTCGGCGACTTGTGTGGCTGCCGCGTCGGTCGGTAGCTCGTCGGCCTCGATAGCGAGGACTGCGAAGTCGAACGCCTCGGCATAGCCCAGCCGGTCAAAAACATCCTCGTCGGCGACCAGTGCTCGTGCGGGTCCGCTACCGAGTCCCTCGAAGTCCTCGGTTGCGAGTTCCCAGCCAGCCTTCTGTGAGCCCAGCAGCGCCAACACGGGATGGTCAGTCGTCAGTTCGACGTGCGGGATCGAGGCGTCAGCGATCGACTCCAGGTGCGACGTGACGGAGGCGAGTCCCGCAGTCTGGATCTCGGTGAGCATCAGACCCGCCTCGACGCCGCCGGGATGGTCGACGCCGAAGTCAAGCACAGTCGCCTCGTTGTCGAGTCGAAACTCGGCGACTCCGAGCTCGTCGGCGAAGTCGATCGCCTCGTCGACGAGTTCGGTCGCCATCCGGTTGAGTTGATCCATGCCCCCGCTTCGAACGGGGGCTTGAAAACTCATGCTACAGGCGGCCGCCGGGCCGACCGCCCGGTCGCCGTCGGTTACTCCTCGAGATCGCGTTCGGGATCGTGCCCGAGTTCGTTGGCGACGGATTCAACTTTGTCCTGGGCGGCATGCTCGACCGCCCGCTTATCGTCGATCTTTAGCAGCGTCTCGACGCGGTCGGCGTCGACCGCATCGTGGGCGTCGGCCGCCGCGGCGAAGATATCCGCCGGATCCTCGGCCTCGATGATCGTCCCCATCGGCGTCGTCTCGTAGCCAACATCGTGCTCCTCGATGGCTGCGACCGCTTTAGCAACCTCGCCGGACATGCTCTCCTCGATGACCGGTGCGACCGTCAGGAAGCCGAACGCTGTCATGTGTCACGCTTTGGGGCCAGCCAGTAAATGTCCAGCGGTTCTGTCCTCTCGCTGGCGACCTGATCCATACTCGACAGCTGAGCGTCGCCGTCGTCGTATGGTCACAACCAGCGTCTGACCGAGGAGTGAAATGGCCCCGCTCAGGGATCGGCTCGATCGGCCGACAGGTCTCTGTCGTGGAATTCGAAGCGTGCCCCGCCCCCATCGCTTTCGGTCACCGAGACGTCCCACCCGTGGGCAGTTGCGATCCGGTCGACGATCGTGAGGCCGACCCCGGTACCGCTGTAGCCGGTCGAAAATCCGTGTTCGAAGACTCGCTCGTGGTCGTCAGGGTCGATGCCGGGGCCGTCGTCGGCCACGAAGAATCCACCTTCCGCGAGGGGGCCGACCGTGACCGTCACATGGTCGCCGCCGTGTCCCACGGCGTTGCGGAAGAGGTTCTCGAAGAGGGTCCGGAGTTTGGCCGGGTCGGCGTCGACGGTGGCTGCGGGGTCGACATCCAGCGTCGCCGAGCGGGTGTCGACGTTCTCCCAGACGTGGCGGCTCGCCTCGGCCAGCGAGACGCGTTCGCTCTCGCCGGTCTCGCCGTTGCCCTGTGCGAGGTCGAGCAACTCGTCGGTGATCGTCTCGATGCGTTCGAGAGCGTCGATGGCTGTCTCAACGGACGCCGACTCGTTGCCGGCCCGCATCAGTTCCAGGTGACTCAGCGCCACCGAAAGCGGGTTCCGGAGGTCATGAGAGACCATGCTGGCGAACTGGTCGAGTCGCTCGACTTGCTCCTCGAGCTGACGTTCGCGCTCGACGAACTCGGTCACGTCCGAGGAGATCCCTGCCAGTCCAACGACGCCCCCGTCGTCGAACACCGGGACGCCGACCGTCTCCAGGTGGCGCTCGTCGTCGCCCTCGCCGACAGTTACCTCGAGGACGTACTCCCGGTCGGGGTCACCCGCGGCGACATCGTTCCTGATCGCCGTCAGCCACTCCCGTGCCGCCGTCGTGTTCTCGGGATGAATGACGGCCGCGGGATCACAGTCCGGCGAGACGCCAACCACCGACTCGTAGGCTGGATTGACGTAGACGATACCCTCTAGATCGGCGTCGAGCATCCAGATCACCTCCGTCAGGTGGTCGACGATCTGCCGGAACGGATCCCGTTGCATATTGTACCGTAGTTCGGACACGTTCGGCCTTGAATGTGGGGTTTCCGAACCTACCGACATCGCCGCTCAGGCGTTTCGGACCCACCCCGCCGTCACGTCGATCCCGGGGCTGTACAGCAGATGCGGGTCCCCGTCTGGGGAATCAAAGCCCGACGCTTCGAACAGCGTGTTGTGTTCGATCGTCACGTCGACGTCCTGCAGGGGCCAGGGCTCGTGCTCGATCTCGCCGACGGCGATCGAGCCTCGCCGCTCGGTGAAAAACCGGTAGCGCTCGACCAGGAACGCCTCGAGCGTCCCAGATTCGACTGATTCGGGCTCGCCCCGCGGGCGGATCGTGGCATCGAACGCAGCGTCCGGCGCTCCCGAGTGGTGGCGTTGGCTGCGGAACCGAGTCTCCCCGTCACGTTCACTGACAGTCATCTCGGCGCGGTAGTACGGCAGGCCGAACAGACGACGCGCGATTGCGACGCCCAGGCGGTCGTCGGCGTCGAGATTGTAGAAGTACACGCCCGGCACGTCGTCGTGGCGGACGTACGTCCGGAGGTTGAGTTCCTGAAACGAGCGACCGATCGGGACGAACCGCGGCCGAATGTCGTCCATCCGGAAGCCGACGATCCCCAGCCACGCCTGGCCGTCGAACGTGTCGACCGTCAGGCCGTCGGGAAGCGTCGCTTCGAGGACTGTTGGGTCGACGGGCCAGTGGGCGAAGAACACGTCTCGCCACGCCATCGTGAGCACGTCGCGCTGGGTCCCGCTCGAGGGCATACGTTTCCTACGGCTGCCAGCCGCTTTGTCGTTCGGGTTGCCTCGTTTTGCGGGCGAGTAACGGACCCGGTCAGTACAAGATGGCTTCCCAGACCCATGCCATCGGCTTCCGTGAGCCGACCGGCTCCGGGCGTCGGATGTCAGCAGTGCCGACCTCCTGGAACTGCCACCGATAGTCGAACGCGTGGCCAGTTTCCCGGGAGCGGAACGTCGCCTCAACCACCCCGACGGTTCCGCGCTCCCGGTCGACGACGACCTTGACCGTGCTCTCATCGTCGAACCCTCCGCTTGAGCCCTGATAGGTGGTGTCTCCTTGGAATGCGTCGCCGATGGCCTCGGGGTGATTGAACCGATAGACGAGCGTCGAGTCGGTGCTGGAACTCACCTGTGGATCGGCATCAGGTGCCAGAAGAGCAATCTCCGGGATCTCGCTGGCGGGGACGTACGCGGGGAGCTGTCTGACCTGCCAGTTCCCGGTGGCAATCGTGGCTTCGAGGGATCCGTCCGTCGCCGCGTCGCCCCTGAACCGTGTTGCGTAGGTCCCCTCACCCATGAACCCACCAACGGTGCTGGTCCCGTTCTCGTCGTACATGTAGAGGTACATCCGTCGATCATCGGCGTCGACCCCTGTCCGGAGCGAGAGCGTGAAGGACTCGTTCGCGCTCCGGTTTCGCGAGGTCATGACGACGCGGTGATTTGCTTCGGCCGTGTTCTCTATCGCGGTACTGTAGGCCGCTTCGGGATCATTTGAGAGTGGTTCGATCGGAGCCTGTCCAGCCCCAACGTCCGCAACCCGGACAACACCCGCACCCGCCACCGCGACCGACAGGACCGCGATACCGATGGCGACTCGCTTCCAGGGCAGCGGGGTGACCGAACCCCGATCGGGGACACTCGCCGATACCGTGCCCCGGACATATCCGACGTGAACCGCCACCCACAGCAACGTGCTGGCGCCGCCGATCACGGTGATCGTCGTCACGGCGACCAGCTCCGAATCCGGCCATAATTCGGTCACGTATTCCAGTAGTATGGTCGCGGTTCTGAACAGGACGATCGTAGCGAGCGCGTAGCCGAAAAACGTGCTCGGGTGACGGCGAGCGAACCCGGCACTCGAACGCCAGGCCATCCACGGGTTGGCGTCCTCGAAAACGACGAAGAGATCGGTGAAGCGGGTCACGAGCAGTCCGACGCCGAACCCCATCCAGAAGGCAAGCGCCAGTTCGGAAAGGATCTGTAACGACGAGGAGAACCGCGAGCCGACGAGGACGTACATTCCCAGCCGGAGTCCGGTCGCGAGGACGTACCAAGAGAGAACCGCGGCGATCCCGGCGACGACCGCGACCCCCAGGGCGACTGAATTAGCGACGAGCAGCGAGCGGTACTGCGTCCGGACGGCGTTCCAGGATTGTCGAAGCGTCGCTGTCAATCCCGTCCGATCGCCGGCCAGCGGCGCATACAACGCGACCAGCAACGGCAGCGTCACGACCAGCATCAACGGGACCCCAACGATCTCCGCTACGGTGACGTTGTCCGTGATCGCCACCAGACCGAGCCCCACGGCACTTGTCACGGCAGTGGCGACCAGTACGACTGCAGCGGTAACGACGACCAGTGCGGGACGGATCGCACGCAGCGACGGCCCGATATCCTCGCGAAGACCCATGGTATCCGGTAGCGCTCAGCGCAGTGACATAACGATCCCGATTACTGACAGTGGTGCGTGATCAGGGAGATATCGAACAGGGGGACGGCCGCGACTCGCCGGCGATCAGATCAGTACCGGACCTGTTTTGGTACTGCTCGTGTGACGGTGGTGCATGGTCGAGGACGACCTCGCGTGGGAGACACTGGACGATCGCGTCGTCTACAGTTGTGCAGGCTTCGACATCTACAACGAGGACGTACGCTTCCCGAACGGTGACGTAGGGGAGTTCGATTACCTCTCGGAGAACGAGGCAGTCGTCGTGCTCCCGTTCACCCCGAACGGTAAGGTGGTCGTCATCGACGAATGGCGACAGGCCGTCAAGCGCGTCAACCGTAGTCTTCCCGCCGGGTCGATCGAAGACGCTGACGCGGATCGCGAGACCGCTGCTCGACGCGAACTCGCCGAGGAGACCGGCTACGAGGCTGGCAGCGTCGAACACCTCACGACGGTCGAACCGGCCAACGGCTACTCGGACTCTGTCTTTCACTACTTCGTCGCCGAGGACTGCGAACCGACCGCTGGGCAAGATCTCGACGACAACGAGTCGATCCGCGTCGAAACGACGACGATGGACGACCTGCTGGAAGCAGTCCGTGAAGACGACCTCCGCGACGGCCGGAGTGCACTGGCCGTGCTCTACTACCAGGCTTTCGAGCGGTAACTCGTCTCGGGCGGGGCTCACTGAGACAGTCCGGCCGAGCTCGGTTCCGATCCGATGGCCTGTACTCGTACTACCGGGCGACCTCTCTCGGCGAGGGGGTCCTCACGCACGGCGTGCGCGAACTCATGTGCGAGGAATGGGACTTGCGTGAGATGTACGGGGAGTGAGTGTGCGTCTGTTCGCGATTTCCTCGCTTGTGGGTGTCCCAATCGACAGTATCGATCGAGTATCGAAGTCCGCCCCCCACTATTCGGAATCTCACAGCGCCCGTTCGTCTGGCCCAGCCGTGGCCGAGGGGATTAAATGCATTCCGCATGTACATACTCATGAAAATATTCATGTCTACGGATGCCGATGCGAAAGTCGTCCAGACGCGACTCACGGAACAAGAGTACGAACAGCTTCGCCGGGTGGCCGACCAGGAGGGGCTCCCGCTGAAAGAGGTACTCCGGCGAGCGGCGATCGAGTTCTCGAAGCGACAGGAGAAACACGACCCTGAAGATCCGTTCTTTGCCGAGCAAGTGCCGGAGGTGGCCGACGAGGAGTCGTCGCTCACCGCAACGAAAACCGACGAGTATCTCTACGAATGACCGATCTGGAGCGCTTTCGACCGTCGTCGGGTGGTCCGACCGCGCTGTTTCTCGATACGAGTGGGTTGTTTGCCTACTTTCACCCGCAGGCTGCCGAACACGAAGAAGCGACTGCGTTTCTCCAGGCAGTCGGATCGAACGAGGTTCCCTATCGACCGTTGTACACCAGTACGTACGTCGTCGACGAACTGGCCACGTTGCTGCTCTCGAAAGGGACACACGAACTCGCGACGGTGGCACTCGATCGGACGCTTGATTCCGAACACGTCTCCGTGATCGCCGAAGACGAGGACGAGTTCGCCGCTGCCCGGCAGGCGTTCGAACGGTACGACGACCACGAGATCTCGTTCACCGACCAACTCAGCGGCGTCCAGATGCGAGAGCGCGACGTTGGACACGTCTTCGCCTACGACGGTGACTTCCGGACGCTCGGATTCGAACAGCTGCCGCGGTGATTGCGCGGAGACGAAACTCCGCACCGTATGGATTTGGAGAAGATGCGACGGCCGAGAGTTCACCAAGCGAAGCGAGGTGAACGCCGATCGACGGCGTCGATCGGAATTTGAACTCGATGGCGAGACGATCCTGCTCGCTCCCGCTGGTCGCTGCGCGGGCTGCAACTGGCGTGTTCAAATCTCTATTGACGCATTCATCCTCGCGCTGAAGCGAGCGACA harbors:
- a CDS encoding HAD family hydrolase, with amino-acid sequence MTVDAVLFDLDDTLCEYRRPAGDVLEIAFEQVGADPFFAVEDYYRRFGEFVESGDDIRDVRRRCFSTIADENGMDGDVGRAIAEAFTAERDQTNVRFLPGAETAFERMLDRYRVGIVTNGDPWMQSQKLAGLGLEGRVETVVHGGHDAPYKPDPEPFYEALDALGVDRDRAVHIGNSLESDVAGAHNAGVTSVWLDGDTDIDPDPVPEYRVTSMHDVADEPWA
- a CDS encoding glycosyltransferase, whose amino-acid sequence is MSVQSPRGTAASPDPQANRQTSVSVVIPTYNERENVQQVVRHCLDALATYDIEVIVVDDDSPDGTWKFARECFTTDDRVRVIRRREQSGLATAIARGFRAASAEYCTVIDADLQHPPAKIAALLEALEAGADVAIGSRYTDSGGIENWSWYRRAVSGGASAVASVCVPEARSLADPMSGFFAIRQSVVESVELDPTGYKMLLEVLVKGDYDSVVEVPYVFRERERGDSKLSAGEYVAFLEHVLALGFTSRGMGDTVDAERAVQMVEFGAIGAIGALLNMAVFALAHDVTGVHYVAAGIVAFLVALHGNFVGNWLLTFDRPPGRLRAQYLRFHAVSIGGFVVYTAVLSGSVELIGLPALGANAVAILAGSIINYIGSEQFAFRPKSVRSRGEATGQG
- the mch gene encoding methenyltetrahydromethanopterin cyclohydrolase, producing the protein MDQLNRMATELVDEAIDFADELGVAEFRLDNEATVLDFGVDHPGGVEAGLMLTEIQTAGLASVTSHLESIADASIPHVELTTDHPVLALLGSQKAGWELATEDFEGLGSGPARALVADEDVFDRLGYAEAFDFAVLAIEADELPTDAAATQVADLAGVDESAVFLPTYATASITGSVSAAARASELAVYRLFELGYDPADVHSVSGTAPVAPVASDETAAMARTNDALAYGGEVHLIVESAFDRFDELPSTASDEYGQPFADIFAETDWDFEELPADVFGPAQVTVDVIGGETTTYGETSEALLVESFGL
- a CDS encoding thiamine-binding protein, encoding MTAFGFLTVAPVIEESMSGEVAKAVAAIEEHDVGYETTPMGTIIEAEDPADIFAAAADAHDAVDADRVETLLKIDDKRAVEHAAQDKVESVANELGHDPERDLEE
- a CDS encoding PAS domain-containing sensor histidine kinase, with product MQRDPFRQIVDHLTEVIWMLDADLEGIVYVNPAYESVVGVSPDCDPAAVIHPENTTAAREWLTAIRNDVAAGDPDREYVLEVTVGEGDDERHLETVGVPVFDDGGVVGLAGISSDVTEFVERERQLEEQVERLDQFASMVSHDLRNPLSVALSHLELMRAGNESASVETAIDALERIETITDELLDLAQGNGETGESERVSLAEASRHVWENVDTRSATLDVDPAATVDADPAKLRTLFENLFRNAVGHGGDHVTVTVGPLAEGGFFVADDGPGIDPDDHERVFEHGFSTGYSGTGVGLTIVDRIATAHGWDVSVTESDGGGARFEFHDRDLSADRADP
- a CDS encoding YqjF family protein, producing the protein MPSSGTQRDVLTMAWRDVFFAHWPVDPTVLEATLPDGLTVDTFDGQAWLGIVGFRMDDIRPRFVPIGRSFQELNLRTYVRHDDVPGVYFYNLDADDRLGVAIARRLFGLPYYRAEMTVSERDGETRFRSQRHHSGAPDAAFDATIRPRGEPESVESGTLEAFLVERYRFFTERRGSIAVGEIEHEPWPLQDVDVTIEHNTLFEASGFDSPDGDPHLLYSPGIDVTAGWVRNA
- a CDS encoding NUDIX hydrolase, with product MVEDDLAWETLDDRVVYSCAGFDIYNEDVRFPNGDVGEFDYLSENEAVVVLPFTPNGKVVVIDEWRQAVKRVNRSLPAGSIEDADADRETAARRELAEETGYEAGSVEHLTTVEPANGYSDSVFHYFVAEDCEPTAGQDLDDNESIRVETTTMDDLLEAVREDDLRDGRSALAVLYYQAFER
- a CDS encoding type II toxin-antitoxin system VapC family toxin produces the protein MTDLERFRPSSGGPTALFLDTSGLFAYFHPQAAEHEEATAFLQAVGSNEVPYRPLYTSTYVVDELATLLLSKGTHELATVALDRTLDSEHVSVIAEDEDEFAAARQAFERYDDHEISFTDQLSGVQMRERDVGHVFAYDGDFRTLGFEQLPR